From Anolis carolinensis isolate JA03-04 unplaced genomic scaffold, rAnoCar3.1.pri scaffold_8, whole genome shotgun sequence, a single genomic window includes:
- the timm8b gene encoding mitochondrial import inner membrane translocase subunit Tim8 B: protein MDELEREVDVSELQRMVAAEEQRARLTAQVHNFMEVCWEKCVDKPGSKLDSRTESCLANCVNRFIDTTLSVTNRFAQVLQKGGH from the exons ATGGACGAGTTGGAGCGGGAGGTGGATGTTTCCGAGCTGCAGAGGATGGTGGCGGCCGAGGAGCAGCGGGCCCGGCTGACGGCCCAG GTTCACAACTTCATGGAGGTCTGTTGGGAGAAATGTGTGGACAAACCAGGCTCCAAGCTGGACTCCCGGACGGAGAGCTGCCTGGCCAACTGCGTCAACCGCTTCATCGACACCACACTCTCCGTCACCAACCGCTTTGCACAGGTCTTGCAGAAAGGGGGGCACTGA
- the nkapd1 gene encoding uncharacterized protein NKAPD1 — protein sequence MSHVPLGKVLLRNVIRHTGAHNKIQEESEMWKIREMEKQSKDIYWGKQPRMLSKSSSNRMRSDGFDEEQGNCKARSLASMSAAVEEDLRHARYWNKKLYEYEANMPDRWGHSGYRELYPEEFDTDSDGEQNEQNSVNGKRKRHLGQQSSLELPPRKKPKKSHKKKQKKKSHKKQKKKRRREEPSTTAESSPESGPSEGEGGARKRGRHKGTKKASARPPGSSSGQGEQDSGKASSSSSPSNSSEDSGTEKQKQRKKKKRRKRHSSVSERGRERVQEKRSKRKNWKVAADENSEDSSDED from the exons ATGTCCCACGTCCCTTTGGGAAAAGTCCTGCTGCGAAATGTTATTCGACACACTGGCGCACACAACAAG ATCCAAGAAGAGTCAGAAATGTGGAAAATACGGGAGATGGAGAAGCAGAGCAAAGACATTTATTGGGGAAAGCAACCAAGAATGCTGTCGAAAAGTTCCAG TAACCGGATGCGTAGCGATGGGTTTGACGAGGAGCAGGGCAACTGCAAGGCAAGGAGCCTGGCCTCAATGTCAGCAGCTGTGGAAGAAGACCTTCGGCATGCCCGATACTGGAACAAGAAGCTCTACGAATACGAAGCCAACATGCCAGACAG ATGGGGACACAGTGGCTATAGGGAGCTGTATCCCGAGGAGTTCGATACAGACAG TGATGGAGAGCAAAACGAACAGAACTCCGTGAACGGGAAAAGAAAACGTCACCTCGGCCAACAGTCTTCCCTTGAGTTGCCCCCGAGGAAAAAGCCCAAAAAGTCTCACaagaagaagcagaaaaagaagTCCCATAAAAAGCAGAAGAAGAAGCGGAGACGGGAGGAGCCGAGCACGACAGCGGAGTCTTCCCCGGAGTCCGGACCTTCGGAGGGGGAGGGCGGCGCACGGAAGCGGGGCCGCCACAAAGGGACCAAGAAGGCCTCGGCCCGGCCTCCGGGCTCTTCCTCAGGGCAAGGAGAGCAGGACTCTGGCAaagccagcagcagcagcagcccctcCAACAGCTCAGAGGACAGCGGAACAGAGAAGCAGAAGCAgcggaaaaagaaaaagaggcggAAACGCCATTCTTCTGTGTCAGAAAGAGGCAGGGAACGAGTGCAGGAGAAGCGCAGCAAGAGGAAGaactggaaagtggcagcagaTGAAAATTCAGAGGACAGTTCTGATGAGGACTAA